A region of Coccinella septempunctata chromosome 5, icCocSept1.1, whole genome shotgun sequence DNA encodes the following proteins:
- the LOC123313673 gene encoding S-phase kinase-associated protein 2, protein MTSPGVLLPVDVNIEEDRSPASKRVKYSNEIENLPHWSLSNELELHEEIDQGVKKLEPESEIQEDDTIFKKDRPEFIDVSCHSMSPGTRQKQIALLESTLTKDTLERLNLGEWSTESAPSIHSCPKIDYFELLSDEVILQIFMWIPKRHLMDVSLACKRFRRLVQDESLWTRMDVSNRRLGKGILGRFLSSQVIVLRLARSEILHPPILPSQPVFSPEFKCRLTFLDLSMASISTESLIDLFNKCTRLKKLSLEHVPLNDAVLEALAGNKDLEVINFAMATGIAVPGLQYLLRNCRKIKELNISWTYLTQPTIKFLCGNLPSTLDRLNLSGCRKLMCDADIAALVHSCPRLRELDLSDCTAITGEAVKQITALEDLNFLALSRCYAICHRSLLILKKMHSLSYLDIHGGYIDEEELNQVQQGLGARVHINKFKFSSIARPTVGLRRSSIWNIRVRE, encoded by the exons ATGACTTCTCCCGGCGTTCTTTTACCAGTTGATGTGAATATTGAAGAGGATAGATCTCCTGCCAG TAAAAGAGTAAAATATAGTAATGAAATTGAGAATCTTCCTCATTGGAGCTTAAGTAACGAATTAGAACTTCATGAAGAAATCGATCAAGGTGTGAAGAAATTAGAACCGGAATCCGAAATTCAAGAAGATGACACTATATTCAAGAAAGACAGGCCTGAATTCATAGATGTTTCTTGTCATTCAATGAGCCCCGGAACTAGACAGAAACAA ATTGCTCTTCTTGAGTCGACACTCACAAAAGATACCTTAGAAAGACTGAATTTAGGAGAATGGTCCACTGAATCAGCTCCTTCCATCCACTCATGCCCAAAAATTG ATTATTTTGAATTGCTGTCAGATGAAGTAATACTGCAGATATTTATGTGGATCCCTAAACGTCATTTGATGGATGTTAGCTTAGCATGTAAACGCTTCAGAAGACTGGTACAAGATGAGAGTTTATGGACTAGAATGGATGTATCTAATAGGAGGCTGGGAAAAGGCATTTTGGGGCGATTTTTGAGTAGTCAAGTTATTGTACTGAGGTTAGCAAGATCGGAG ATTCTTCATCCACCGATTCTTCCAAGTCAACCAGTCTTTTCACCAGAGTTCAAGTGTAGATTGACATTTTTGGACTTGAGTATGGCTTCTATCTCAACTGAAAGCCTTATAGATCTTTTCAATAAATGTACAAGGctaaaaaaattgagtttagAACATGTACCCCTAAATGATGCGGTTTTGGAGGCTTTAGCTGGAAATAAGGATCTAGAAGTTATAAATTTTGCTATGGCCACTGGAATTGCTGTACCCGGATTACAGTATTTACTTAGGAATTGTAGAAA AATAAAAGAGTTGAATATATCTTGGACATATCTGACACAGCCAACAATTAAGTTTCTTTGCGGAAATCTACCATCTACATTGGACCGGCTTAACTTATCAGGCTGTAGAAAACTGATGTGTGATGCAG acATTGCCGCTTTAGTTCATAGTTGTCCCCGCTTGAGAGAGTTGGATTTATCTGACTGCACTGCCATTACCGGAGAAGCTGTCAAACAAATAACTGCATTGGAGGATCTCAATTTCCTAGCACTATCAAGGTGCTATGCAATTTGCCACCGATCTTTGTT aatactGAAGAAAATGCACTCTTTATCATACCTAGACATTCATGGTGGTTATATAGATGAAGAAGAACTGAATCAAGTGCAACAAGGACTTGGTGCTCGAGTGCATATAAACAAATTCAAATTCAGTTCTATAGCCCGCCCTACAGTAGGTTTAAGAAGATCGAGTATTTGGAATATTCGTGTGAGGGAATAA
- the LOC123313908 gene encoding nucleolar complex protein 2 homolog, protein MGKKKINLKHKKKVLKKKVVVEEPSDVEEDIEECEEEPASEVVNSEEESDADQSTELNSGEELDSDEDEADFTYGDINEHKKSLEKLKESDPEFYKFLEENDKELLNFNLSDEDDDGEVQNESQVHVPQLDSDESDFEDEDSKGKENNITFKLLKKWQVDIKTDKSNKTINELAQALHAALLLVLPEEESSGTVSDYKVEGSAIFNGVVQLCVLEFGPAVKRFLGLVSGSKEKPHLCKKFKKVKRILKCYFEDLLKLLSGVASANIQTVLLKHLHYMSSMLISFPNVTKDILKQLIKIWGVSDEGVRVIAFFCILKISRNTQSLLDTALKTMFITYVKNSKFVSPSSLPCINFMRRSLVEMFALDLNLAYQHVFLYIRQLAIHLRNAMTLNKKENIQAVYNWQFINSLQLWGNLLSVTCSKPQMQQLVYPFVQVCLGTLRLVPTTQYYPLRFHVTQILINLSRDADIFVPVLPFIVDVLDNYDFNKKHQKVSMKPLKFNFVLRLSKSQLVENGFKDTLIDTIYDQLLEYMTIQSSSIAFVELALLTKIQIKKFLKKCKNPNYVKKIKQALDKIEQNAQFIENERKKLTINLADFKQLEAHENQIKCNGTPLSTYYESWSKMRNQKKRKEATMNDELGEYNLPTTKKRKLKNSEVKQKNKDVEFVFSDSEDDEESQILKKKVDIESD, encoded by the exons atgggTAAAAAGAAGATAAATTTGAAACACAAGAAAAAGGTTTTAAAAAAGAAAGTTGTCGTAGAGGAACCTTCAGATGTGGAGGAGGATATCG AAGAATGTGAAGAAGAACCTGCAAGTGAGGTAGTGAATTCAGAAGAAG AAAGCGATGCAGATCAATCAACAGAATTAAATTCTGGGGAGG AACTTGACAGTGATGAAGATGAAGCAGACTTTACTTATGGAGATATAAATGAACAtaaaaaatcattagaaaaactGAAAGAGTCAGATCCAGAGTTCTATAAATTTTTGGAAGAAAATGATAAAGAACTTTTAAATTTCAACTTATCAGATGAAGATGATGACGGTGAAGTGCAGAATGAATCTCAAGTACATGTTCCTCAACTAGACAGCGATGAAAGTGATTTTGAG GATGAAGATTCGAAAGGAAAAGAGAATAATATCACGTTCAAATTACTGAAAAAGTGGCAGGTAGATATTAAAACTGATAAGTCAAACAAAACTATCAATGAGCTTGCTCAAGCACTTCATGCAGCTTTGTTATTAGTATTACCTGAAGAAGAAAGTAGTGGAACTGTGTCAGATTATAAGGTAGAAG ggTCTGCGATTTTCAATGGAGTGGTACAATTATGTGTCCTAGAGTTTGGACCGGCTGTGAAAAGATTTTTAGGATTGGTATCTGGATCCAAAGAAAAACCACATCtgtgcaaaaaatttaaaaaagtgAAGAGAATTCTGAAATGTTATTTCGAAGATCTACTGAAG cttCTGTCGGGAGTGGCATCTGCAAACATCCAGACTGTTTTACTGAAACACTTACACTACATGTCTTCTATGTTAATCTCTTTCCCGAATGTCACCAAAGACATACTTAAACAGCTCATTAAAATATGGGGTgtgtctgatgaaggagtcagGGTTATAGCCTTCTTTTGTATCTTGAAAATCAGTCGTAATACTCAATCTCTCCTTGACACTGCACTTAAAACTATGTTCATTACATATgtaaaaaattctaaatttgTTAGCCCTTCCAGTTTGCCTTGCATAAATTTCATGAGGAGATCTTTGGTGGAAATGTTTGCCTTGGACTTGAACTTGGCTTATCAGCATGTATTTCTGTACATACGTCAACTAGCAATACATTTAAGGAATGCTATGACCCTGAATAAGAAAGAGAACATACAGGCAGTCTACAATTGGCAGTTCATAAATTCACTCCAATTGTGGGGTAATTTGTTGAGTGTCACTTGTTCGAAGCCCCAAATGCAACAGTTAGTGTACCCGTTTGTTCAAGTTTGTTTGGGAACTTTGAGATTGGTGCCCACTACCCAATATTACCCTCTGAGGTTCCATGTTACACAAATTTTAATCAATCTCTCTCGAGATGCAGATATATTTGTTCCGGTTCTGCCTTTCATTGTTGAT GTTTTGGATAACTACGATTTTAACAAGAAGCACCAGAAAGTTTCCATGAAGCCTCTTAAATTCAACTTCGTTTTGAGGTTATCAAAGTCTCAGTTAGTTGAAAATGGTTTCAAAGATACTCTTATTGACACCATTTATGATCAACTCTTAGAATATATGACTATTCAGTCCAGTAGTATAGCTTTCGTAGAGCTGGCACTTTTGACAAAGATACAG atcaaaaagtttttgaagaaatGCAAAAATCCCAATtatgtgaaaaaaatcaaacaagCCTTGGATAAAATTGAACAGAATGCTCAGTTCATTGAGAATGAGAGGAAGAAACTGACAATAAATCTCGCAGATTTCAAGCAATTGGAGGCACATGAAAACCAGATAAAATGTAATGGTACACCATTGTCAACTTACTATGAGAGTTGGAGTAAAATGCGAAACcagaagaagaggaaagaagCAACTATGAATGATGAATTAGGGGAATATAATCTACCTACTACCAAgaaacgaaaattgaaaaatagtgAAGTAAAACAGAAAAATAAGGATGTCGAGTTTGTTTTCAGTGACAgcgaagacgatgaagaaagcCAAATACTGAAGAAAAAAGTTGACATTGAATCAGATTGA